The proteins below come from a single Larimichthys crocea isolate SSNF chromosome II, L_crocea_2.0, whole genome shotgun sequence genomic window:
- the asap1a gene encoding arf-GAP with SH3 domain, ANK repeat and PH domain-containing protein 1 isoform X3 produces MPDRISVSDFLSETTEDYNSPTTSSFTTRLQSCRNTVSILEEVGCLSACLSVCLSVTCLSVCHRSVCLSVCLQALDQDRSSLQKVKKSVKSIYSSGQEHAGNQELFSQALDRLGGSNSELGSAFMKFSCLVKELAALLKNLLQSLSHNVVFTLDSLLKGDLKGVKGDLKKPFDKAWRDYETKLTKIEKEKREHAKQHGMIRTEITGAEVAEEMEKERRLFQLHMCEYLIQVNEIKTKKGVDLLQNLIKYYHAQCNFFQDGLKTADKLKQYFENLAADLFNIKQSQDEEKKQLTALRDLIRSSLHLDQREDSQSKQSGYNMHQLQGNKEFGSEKMGYLLKKSDGLRKVWQRRKCSVKSGVFMISHATSNRQPVRLNLLTCQVKPSSEDKKCFDLISHNRTYHFQAEDESEFVSWVSVLTNSKEEALNVAFQGGSQSSGVEEEEEFTKSIIDEVLRSPGNDTCCDCGATDPRWLSTNLGVLTCIECSGIHREMGVHVSRIQSLDLDKLGTSELLLARNVGNCSFNEIMESILPSVSVKPTALSGMVVRKEFINAKYIEHRFVRHTISTVTGSLDEVYEAVQSRDLLSIIQLYAEGVELLQPLPEPGKEAGETALHYCVRTADHSSLHLVDFLVQNCGNLDRQTDRGNTALHYCCLYNKPQCVKLLLRGKPDIHITNQSGETVLDIARRLKNSQCEEPLVEAVSGRFNPHVHVEYEWNLRLDELDESDDELDEKPSPVKKERSLQPQSFCRSSNVSSREKLSVPVSSLVPPHRDKQRLSYRAFANPVYSTSSDNPPSPGPDTSTPLLAASSQEKGPIAPPTSLPLTSQVSGGGGSSTLKKKPPPPGHKRALSDPPSPVLQGPSGKGSELTSPPGTRTNRFEDLQQQQSTTSSKSTLGPRVLPKLPQKVALRKIDTIHLPSVDKPSQPPDLLHKPPPSPSPSQKSPPFIDASPKPPLTPVDSTQRAPLAEKPQLSDLPPKPLLRYLPPKPPPSGRPSPSAVATETQGCNMVAESSSVLQGELSPRPATEDVDMSAPGAMEPPVPLPRKINSVKNKVRRVKTTYDCQADNDDELTFAEGEVIIVTGEEDQEWWIGHIEGQPERRGVFPMSFVHNLSD; encoded by the exons ATGCCAGATCGCATCTCAGTCAGTGACTTTCTGTCCGAGACCACCGAGGACTACAACTCCCCGACCACGTCCAGCTTCACCACCcggctgcagagctgcaggaacACCGTCAGCATCCTGGAGGAGGTgggctgtctgtctgcctgtctgtctgtctgtctgtctgtcacctgtctgtctgtctgtcaccggtctgtctgtctgtctgtctgtctccaggcTCTGGATCAGGATCGTTCATCTCTCCAGAAAGTGAAGAAGTCGGTTAAATCGATCTACAGCTCAGGACAGg AGCATGCTGGGAACCAGGAGCTCTTCAGTCAGGCTCTGGACAGACTGGGAGGAAGCAACTCTGAACTGGGATCAGCCTTTATGAAGTTCTCCTGCCTTGTTAAAGAACTCGCTGCTCTGCTCAAGAACCTG CTGCAGAGTCTGAGTCATAACGTCGTCTTCACTCTGGACTCGCTGCTGAAAGGAGACCTGAAAGGAGTCAAAGGG gatCTGAAGAAGCCGTTCGATAAAGCCTGGAGGGACTATGAGACGAAGCT CACAAAGATcgagaaggagaaaagagaacaCGCCAAACAACACGGCATGATCCGGACTGAAATCACCGGAGCTGAAGTTGctgaagagatggagaaagagaggcgGCTGTTTCAGCTGCACATGTGCGAG TACCTGATCCAGGTGAATGAGATCAAAACGAAGAAGGGTGTGGACCTGCTGCAGAACCTCATCAAGTATTACCATGCTCAGTGCAA TTTTTTCCAGGATGGTTTGAAAACAGCTGACAAGCTGAAGCAGTACTTTGAGAACCTGGCTGCTGACCTGTTCAAC ATCAAGCAGAGTCAGGAtgaggagaagaagcagctgaCGGCGCTCAGAGATCTCATCAGAAGCTCCTTACACCTGGACCAGAGGGAG GACTCTCAGAGTAAACAGAGCGGGTACAACATGCACCAGCTGCAAGGAAACAAGGAGTTTGGCAGTGAGAAGATGGGATATCTGCTGAAGAAGAGTGACGG GCTGAGGAAGGTCTGGCAGCGAAGGAAGTGCTCAGTGAAGAGCGGCGTTTTCATGATTTCGCATGCTACA tctaACAGACAGCCTGTCAGACTGAACCTGCTCACCTGTCAGGTGAAACCCAGTTCAGAGGATAAGAAATGTTTTGACCTCATTTCCC ATAATCGGACGTATCACTTTCAGGCTGAAGACGAGTCAGAGTTTGTCAG ctggGTGTCTGTGCTGACCAACAGTAAGGAGGAGGCCCTGAACGTGGCGTTTCAGGGCGGCAGTCAGAGCTcaggtgtggaggaggaggaggagttcacGAAGAGCATCATCGACGAGGTGCTGCGGTCGCCAGGCAACGACACTTGCTGTGACTGTGGAGCCACAG ATCCTCGCTGGCTCTCCACAAATCTCGGCGTCCTGACCTGCATCGAGTGTTCAGGGATCCACAGAGAGATGGGAGTCCACGTGTCCCGGATCCAGAGCCTGGACCTGGACAAGCTGGGAACCTCCGAACTGCTG ctTGCTAGGAATGTTGGGAACTGTAGTTTCAATGAGATCATGGAGTCCATCCTTCCGTCTGTTTCTGTGAAGCCGACAGCGTTGAGCGGCAT GGTTGTGAGGAAGGAGTTCATCAATGCCAAGTACATCGAACACAGGTTCGTCAGGCATACCATCTCCACAGTGACCGGCAGTCTGGATGAGGTGTACGAGGCGGTGCAGTCCAGAGACTTGCTGTCAATCATCCAGCTGTATGCTGAGGGGGTGGAGCTACTGCAGCCCCTTCCTGAACCAGGCAAG GAAGCAGGAGAGACGGCATTACATTATTGTGTTCGGACAGCTGATCACTCCTCTCTCCACCTGGTCGACTTCCTGGTCCAAAACTG TGGAAACCTGGatagacagactgacagaggaaacacagcTCTGCATTACTGCTGTCTGTACAACAAACCACAgtgtgtgaagctgctgctgagagGAAAACCAGACATCCACATCA ccaatcagagtggaGAGACAGTGCTGGACATCGCCCGCAGACTGAAGAACTCCCAATGTGAAGAACCG CTGGTGGAGGCAGTGTCCGGCAGGTTTAACCCTCACGTTCACGTTGAATATGAATGGAACCTCAGACTGGACGAACTGGACGAGAGCGACGACGAACTGGATGAAAAG cccAGCCCGGTGAAGAAGGAGCGTTCACTCCAGCCTCAGAGTTTCTGTCGATCCTCCAATGTTTCCTCTCGGGAGAAGCTCTCTGTGCCAGTCTCCTCTTTGGTTCCTCCTCACAGGGACAAGCAACGTCTCTCTTACAGAGCGTTCGCCAACCCTGTCTACAGTACCTCCTCCGACAACCCTCCATCCCCAGGGCCCGACACCTCAACACCTTTACTGGCTGCCAGCAGCCAGGAGAAAG GCCCCATCGCCCCACCCACCTCCCTGCCCCTCACATCTCAGgtcagtggaggaggaggaagctccACCCTGAAGAAGAAACCACCTCCACCTGGACACAAACGCGCCCTGTCAGACCCGCCCAGCCCGGTCCTGCAGGGACCGTCAGGTAAAG GAAGTGAGCTGACCTCCCCACCTGGAACCAGGACCAACAGGTTCGAggacctccagcagcagcagag TACGACCTCCAGTAAGTCCACCCTGGGACCCAGAGTCCTTCCTAAACTACCTCAGAAAG tgGCTTTAAGGAAGATCGACACCATCCACCTCCCCTCTGTGGACAAGCCCAGCCAACCTCCAGACCTCCTCCACAAACCTCccccctcaccctcaccctcccAGAAGTCTCCCCCCTTCATTGATGCCTCCCCTAAACCCCCCCTCACCCCAGTGGACTCCACCCAGAGAGCCCCATTGGCTGAGAAGCCTCAGCTGTCTGACCTCCCCCCAAAACCCCTCCTCAGATACCTCCCACCCAAACCACCACCCAGTGGCAGGCCTAGTCCCTCTGCTGTTGCTACAGAGACGCAGGGATGCAACATGGTGGCAGAGAGCTCATCTGTCCTGCAGGGGGAGCTGTCACCTCGACCGGCAACTGAAGATGTTGATATGTCGGCGCCTGGTGCCATGGAGCCGCCGGTTCCTCTGCCACGTAAAATCAACTCT GTGAAGAACAAAGTCCGACGGGTGAAAACCACCTACGACTGTCAGGCCGACAATGATGACGAACTGACCTTCGCAGAGGGAGAAGTCATCATCGTCACTGGAGAGGAGGACCAGGAGTGGTGG ATCGGACACATCGAGGGACAGCCAGAGAGGAGAGGCGTCTTCCCCATGTCCTTCGTTCACAACCTCAGTGATTGA
- the asap1a gene encoding arf-GAP with SH3 domain, ANK repeat and PH domain-containing protein 1 isoform X2 encodes MPDRISVSDFLSETTEDYNSPTTSSFTTRLQSCRNTVSILEEVGCLSACLSVCLSVTCLSVCHRSVCLSVCLQALDQDRSSLQKVKKSVKSIYSSGQEHAGNQELFSQALDRLGGSNSELGSAFMKFSCLVKELAALLKNLLQSLSHNVVFTLDSLLKGDLKGVKGDLKKPFDKAWRDYETKLTKIEKEKREHAKQHGMIRTEITGAEVAEEMEKERRLFQLHMCEYLIQVNEIKTKKGVDLLQNLIKYYHAQCNFFQDGLKTADKLKQYFENLAADLFNIKQSQDEEKKQLTALRDLIRSSLHLDQRESRRDSQSKQSGYNMHQLQGNKEFGSEKMGYLLKKSDGLRKVWQRRKCSVKSGVFMISHATSNRQPVRLNLLTCQVKPSSEDKKCFDLISHNRTYHFQAEDESEFVSWVSVLTNSKEEALNVAFQGGSQSSGVEEEEEFTKSIIDEVLRSPGNDTCCDCGATDPRWLSTNLGVLTCIECSGIHREMGVHVSRIQSLDLDKLGTSELLLARNVGNCSFNEIMESILPSVSVKPTALSGMVVRKEFINAKYIEHRFVRHTISTVTGSLDEVYEAVQSRDLLSIIQLYAEGVELLQPLPEPGKEAGETALHYCVRTADHSSLHLVDFLVQNCGNLDRQTDRGNTALHYCCLYNKPQCVKLLLRGKPDIHITNQSGETVLDIARRLKNSQCEEPLVEAVSGRFNPHVHVEYEWNLRLDELDESDDELDEKPSPVKKERSLQPQSFCRSSNVSSREKLSVPVSSLVPPHRDKQRLSYRAFANPVYSTSSDNPPSPGPDTSTPLLAASSQEKGPIAPPTSLPLTSQVSGGGGSSTLKKKPPPPGHKRALSDPPSPVLQGPSGSELTSPPGTRTNRFEDLQQQQSTTSSKSTLGPRVLPKLPQKVALRKIDTIHLPSVDKPSQPPDLLHKPPPSPSPSQKSPPFIDASPKPPLTPVDSTQRAPLAEKPQLSDLPPKPLLRYLPPKPPPSGRPSPSAVATETQGCNMVAESSSVLQGELSPRPATEDVDMSAPGAMEPPVPLPRKINSVKNKVRRVKTTYDCQADNDDELTFAEGEVIIVTGEEDQEWWIGHIEGQPERRGVFPMSFVHNLSD; translated from the exons ATGCCAGATCGCATCTCAGTCAGTGACTTTCTGTCCGAGACCACCGAGGACTACAACTCCCCGACCACGTCCAGCTTCACCACCcggctgcagagctgcaggaacACCGTCAGCATCCTGGAGGAGGTgggctgtctgtctgcctgtctgtctgtctgtctgtctgtcacctgtctgtctgtctgtcaccggtctgtctgtctgtctgtctgtctccaggcTCTGGATCAGGATCGTTCATCTCTCCAGAAAGTGAAGAAGTCGGTTAAATCGATCTACAGCTCAGGACAGg AGCATGCTGGGAACCAGGAGCTCTTCAGTCAGGCTCTGGACAGACTGGGAGGAAGCAACTCTGAACTGGGATCAGCCTTTATGAAGTTCTCCTGCCTTGTTAAAGAACTCGCTGCTCTGCTCAAGAACCTG CTGCAGAGTCTGAGTCATAACGTCGTCTTCACTCTGGACTCGCTGCTGAAAGGAGACCTGAAAGGAGTCAAAGGG gatCTGAAGAAGCCGTTCGATAAAGCCTGGAGGGACTATGAGACGAAGCT CACAAAGATcgagaaggagaaaagagaacaCGCCAAACAACACGGCATGATCCGGACTGAAATCACCGGAGCTGAAGTTGctgaagagatggagaaagagaggcgGCTGTTTCAGCTGCACATGTGCGAG TACCTGATCCAGGTGAATGAGATCAAAACGAAGAAGGGTGTGGACCTGCTGCAGAACCTCATCAAGTATTACCATGCTCAGTGCAA TTTTTTCCAGGATGGTTTGAAAACAGCTGACAAGCTGAAGCAGTACTTTGAGAACCTGGCTGCTGACCTGTTCAAC ATCAAGCAGAGTCAGGAtgaggagaagaagcagctgaCGGCGCTCAGAGATCTCATCAGAAGCTCCTTACACCTGGACCAGAGGGAG TCCAGGAGA GACTCTCAGAGTAAACAGAGCGGGTACAACATGCACCAGCTGCAAGGAAACAAGGAGTTTGGCAGTGAGAAGATGGGATATCTGCTGAAGAAGAGTGACGG GCTGAGGAAGGTCTGGCAGCGAAGGAAGTGCTCAGTGAAGAGCGGCGTTTTCATGATTTCGCATGCTACA tctaACAGACAGCCTGTCAGACTGAACCTGCTCACCTGTCAGGTGAAACCCAGTTCAGAGGATAAGAAATGTTTTGACCTCATTTCCC ATAATCGGACGTATCACTTTCAGGCTGAAGACGAGTCAGAGTTTGTCAG ctggGTGTCTGTGCTGACCAACAGTAAGGAGGAGGCCCTGAACGTGGCGTTTCAGGGCGGCAGTCAGAGCTcaggtgtggaggaggaggaggagttcacGAAGAGCATCATCGACGAGGTGCTGCGGTCGCCAGGCAACGACACTTGCTGTGACTGTGGAGCCACAG ATCCTCGCTGGCTCTCCACAAATCTCGGCGTCCTGACCTGCATCGAGTGTTCAGGGATCCACAGAGAGATGGGAGTCCACGTGTCCCGGATCCAGAGCCTGGACCTGGACAAGCTGGGAACCTCCGAACTGCTG ctTGCTAGGAATGTTGGGAACTGTAGTTTCAATGAGATCATGGAGTCCATCCTTCCGTCTGTTTCTGTGAAGCCGACAGCGTTGAGCGGCAT GGTTGTGAGGAAGGAGTTCATCAATGCCAAGTACATCGAACACAGGTTCGTCAGGCATACCATCTCCACAGTGACCGGCAGTCTGGATGAGGTGTACGAGGCGGTGCAGTCCAGAGACTTGCTGTCAATCATCCAGCTGTATGCTGAGGGGGTGGAGCTACTGCAGCCCCTTCCTGAACCAGGCAAG GAAGCAGGAGAGACGGCATTACATTATTGTGTTCGGACAGCTGATCACTCCTCTCTCCACCTGGTCGACTTCCTGGTCCAAAACTG TGGAAACCTGGatagacagactgacagaggaaacacagcTCTGCATTACTGCTGTCTGTACAACAAACCACAgtgtgtgaagctgctgctgagagGAAAACCAGACATCCACATCA ccaatcagagtggaGAGACAGTGCTGGACATCGCCCGCAGACTGAAGAACTCCCAATGTGAAGAACCG CTGGTGGAGGCAGTGTCCGGCAGGTTTAACCCTCACGTTCACGTTGAATATGAATGGAACCTCAGACTGGACGAACTGGACGAGAGCGACGACGAACTGGATGAAAAG cccAGCCCGGTGAAGAAGGAGCGTTCACTCCAGCCTCAGAGTTTCTGTCGATCCTCCAATGTTTCCTCTCGGGAGAAGCTCTCTGTGCCAGTCTCCTCTTTGGTTCCTCCTCACAGGGACAAGCAACGTCTCTCTTACAGAGCGTTCGCCAACCCTGTCTACAGTACCTCCTCCGACAACCCTCCATCCCCAGGGCCCGACACCTCAACACCTTTACTGGCTGCCAGCAGCCAGGAGAAAG GCCCCATCGCCCCACCCACCTCCCTGCCCCTCACATCTCAGgtcagtggaggaggaggaagctccACCCTGAAGAAGAAACCACCTCCACCTGGACACAAACGCGCCCTGTCAGACCCGCCCAGCCCGGTCCTGCAGGGACCGTCAG GAAGTGAGCTGACCTCCCCACCTGGAACCAGGACCAACAGGTTCGAggacctccagcagcagcagag TACGACCTCCAGTAAGTCCACCCTGGGACCCAGAGTCCTTCCTAAACTACCTCAGAAAG tgGCTTTAAGGAAGATCGACACCATCCACCTCCCCTCTGTGGACAAGCCCAGCCAACCTCCAGACCTCCTCCACAAACCTCccccctcaccctcaccctcccAGAAGTCTCCCCCCTTCATTGATGCCTCCCCTAAACCCCCCCTCACCCCAGTGGACTCCACCCAGAGAGCCCCATTGGCTGAGAAGCCTCAGCTGTCTGACCTCCCCCCAAAACCCCTCCTCAGATACCTCCCACCCAAACCACCACCCAGTGGCAGGCCTAGTCCCTCTGCTGTTGCTACAGAGACGCAGGGATGCAACATGGTGGCAGAGAGCTCATCTGTCCTGCAGGGGGAGCTGTCACCTCGACCGGCAACTGAAGATGTTGATATGTCGGCGCCTGGTGCCATGGAGCCGCCGGTTCCTCTGCCACGTAAAATCAACTCT GTGAAGAACAAAGTCCGACGGGTGAAAACCACCTACGACTGTCAGGCCGACAATGATGACGAACTGACCTTCGCAGAGGGAGAAGTCATCATCGTCACTGGAGAGGAGGACCAGGAGTGGTGG ATCGGACACATCGAGGGACAGCCAGAGAGGAGAGGCGTCTTCCCCATGTCCTTCGTTCACAACCTCAGTGATTGA
- the asap1a gene encoding arf-GAP with SH3 domain, ANK repeat and PH domain-containing protein 1 isoform X1: MPDRISVSDFLSETTEDYNSPTTSSFTTRLQSCRNTVSILEEVGCLSACLSVCLSVTCLSVCHRSVCLSVCLQALDQDRSSLQKVKKSVKSIYSSGQEHAGNQELFSQALDRLGGSNSELGSAFMKFSCLVKELAALLKNLLQSLSHNVVFTLDSLLKGDLKGVKGDLKKPFDKAWRDYETKLTKIEKEKREHAKQHGMIRTEITGAEVAEEMEKERRLFQLHMCEYLIQVNEIKTKKGVDLLQNLIKYYHAQCNFFQDGLKTADKLKQYFENLAADLFNIKQSQDEEKKQLTALRDLIRSSLHLDQRESRRDSQSKQSGYNMHQLQGNKEFGSEKMGYLLKKSDGLRKVWQRRKCSVKSGVFMISHATSNRQPVRLNLLTCQVKPSSEDKKCFDLISHNRTYHFQAEDESEFVSWVSVLTNSKEEALNVAFQGGSQSSGVEEEEEFTKSIIDEVLRSPGNDTCCDCGATDPRWLSTNLGVLTCIECSGIHREMGVHVSRIQSLDLDKLGTSELLLARNVGNCSFNEIMESILPSVSVKPTALSGMVVRKEFINAKYIEHRFVRHTISTVTGSLDEVYEAVQSRDLLSIIQLYAEGVELLQPLPEPGKEAGETALHYCVRTADHSSLHLVDFLVQNCGNLDRQTDRGNTALHYCCLYNKPQCVKLLLRGKPDIHITNQSGETVLDIARRLKNSQCEEPLVEAVSGRFNPHVHVEYEWNLRLDELDESDDELDEKPSPVKKERSLQPQSFCRSSNVSSREKLSVPVSSLVPPHRDKQRLSYRAFANPVYSTSSDNPPSPGPDTSTPLLAASSQEKGPIAPPTSLPLTSQVSGGGGSSTLKKKPPPPGHKRALSDPPSPVLQGPSGKGSELTSPPGTRTNRFEDLQQQQSTTSSKSTLGPRVLPKLPQKVALRKIDTIHLPSVDKPSQPPDLLHKPPPSPSPSQKSPPFIDASPKPPLTPVDSTQRAPLAEKPQLSDLPPKPLLRYLPPKPPPSGRPSPSAVATETQGCNMVAESSSVLQGELSPRPATEDVDMSAPGAMEPPVPLPRKINSVKNKVRRVKTTYDCQADNDDELTFAEGEVIIVTGEEDQEWWIGHIEGQPERRGVFPMSFVHNLSD; this comes from the exons ATGCCAGATCGCATCTCAGTCAGTGACTTTCTGTCCGAGACCACCGAGGACTACAACTCCCCGACCACGTCCAGCTTCACCACCcggctgcagagctgcaggaacACCGTCAGCATCCTGGAGGAGGTgggctgtctgtctgcctgtctgtctgtctgtctgtctgtcacctgtctgtctgtctgtcaccggtctgtctgtctgtctgtctgtctccaggcTCTGGATCAGGATCGTTCATCTCTCCAGAAAGTGAAGAAGTCGGTTAAATCGATCTACAGCTCAGGACAGg AGCATGCTGGGAACCAGGAGCTCTTCAGTCAGGCTCTGGACAGACTGGGAGGAAGCAACTCTGAACTGGGATCAGCCTTTATGAAGTTCTCCTGCCTTGTTAAAGAACTCGCTGCTCTGCTCAAGAACCTG CTGCAGAGTCTGAGTCATAACGTCGTCTTCACTCTGGACTCGCTGCTGAAAGGAGACCTGAAAGGAGTCAAAGGG gatCTGAAGAAGCCGTTCGATAAAGCCTGGAGGGACTATGAGACGAAGCT CACAAAGATcgagaaggagaaaagagaacaCGCCAAACAACACGGCATGATCCGGACTGAAATCACCGGAGCTGAAGTTGctgaagagatggagaaagagaggcgGCTGTTTCAGCTGCACATGTGCGAG TACCTGATCCAGGTGAATGAGATCAAAACGAAGAAGGGTGTGGACCTGCTGCAGAACCTCATCAAGTATTACCATGCTCAGTGCAA TTTTTTCCAGGATGGTTTGAAAACAGCTGACAAGCTGAAGCAGTACTTTGAGAACCTGGCTGCTGACCTGTTCAAC ATCAAGCAGAGTCAGGAtgaggagaagaagcagctgaCGGCGCTCAGAGATCTCATCAGAAGCTCCTTACACCTGGACCAGAGGGAG TCCAGGAGA GACTCTCAGAGTAAACAGAGCGGGTACAACATGCACCAGCTGCAAGGAAACAAGGAGTTTGGCAGTGAGAAGATGGGATATCTGCTGAAGAAGAGTGACGG GCTGAGGAAGGTCTGGCAGCGAAGGAAGTGCTCAGTGAAGAGCGGCGTTTTCATGATTTCGCATGCTACA tctaACAGACAGCCTGTCAGACTGAACCTGCTCACCTGTCAGGTGAAACCCAGTTCAGAGGATAAGAAATGTTTTGACCTCATTTCCC ATAATCGGACGTATCACTTTCAGGCTGAAGACGAGTCAGAGTTTGTCAG ctggGTGTCTGTGCTGACCAACAGTAAGGAGGAGGCCCTGAACGTGGCGTTTCAGGGCGGCAGTCAGAGCTcaggtgtggaggaggaggaggagttcacGAAGAGCATCATCGACGAGGTGCTGCGGTCGCCAGGCAACGACACTTGCTGTGACTGTGGAGCCACAG ATCCTCGCTGGCTCTCCACAAATCTCGGCGTCCTGACCTGCATCGAGTGTTCAGGGATCCACAGAGAGATGGGAGTCCACGTGTCCCGGATCCAGAGCCTGGACCTGGACAAGCTGGGAACCTCCGAACTGCTG ctTGCTAGGAATGTTGGGAACTGTAGTTTCAATGAGATCATGGAGTCCATCCTTCCGTCTGTTTCTGTGAAGCCGACAGCGTTGAGCGGCAT GGTTGTGAGGAAGGAGTTCATCAATGCCAAGTACATCGAACACAGGTTCGTCAGGCATACCATCTCCACAGTGACCGGCAGTCTGGATGAGGTGTACGAGGCGGTGCAGTCCAGAGACTTGCTGTCAATCATCCAGCTGTATGCTGAGGGGGTGGAGCTACTGCAGCCCCTTCCTGAACCAGGCAAG GAAGCAGGAGAGACGGCATTACATTATTGTGTTCGGACAGCTGATCACTCCTCTCTCCACCTGGTCGACTTCCTGGTCCAAAACTG TGGAAACCTGGatagacagactgacagaggaaacacagcTCTGCATTACTGCTGTCTGTACAACAAACCACAgtgtgtgaagctgctgctgagagGAAAACCAGACATCCACATCA ccaatcagagtggaGAGACAGTGCTGGACATCGCCCGCAGACTGAAGAACTCCCAATGTGAAGAACCG CTGGTGGAGGCAGTGTCCGGCAGGTTTAACCCTCACGTTCACGTTGAATATGAATGGAACCTCAGACTGGACGAACTGGACGAGAGCGACGACGAACTGGATGAAAAG cccAGCCCGGTGAAGAAGGAGCGTTCACTCCAGCCTCAGAGTTTCTGTCGATCCTCCAATGTTTCCTCTCGGGAGAAGCTCTCTGTGCCAGTCTCCTCTTTGGTTCCTCCTCACAGGGACAAGCAACGTCTCTCTTACAGAGCGTTCGCCAACCCTGTCTACAGTACCTCCTCCGACAACCCTCCATCCCCAGGGCCCGACACCTCAACACCTTTACTGGCTGCCAGCAGCCAGGAGAAAG GCCCCATCGCCCCACCCACCTCCCTGCCCCTCACATCTCAGgtcagtggaggaggaggaagctccACCCTGAAGAAGAAACCACCTCCACCTGGACACAAACGCGCCCTGTCAGACCCGCCCAGCCCGGTCCTGCAGGGACCGTCAGGTAAAG GAAGTGAGCTGACCTCCCCACCTGGAACCAGGACCAACAGGTTCGAggacctccagcagcagcagag TACGACCTCCAGTAAGTCCACCCTGGGACCCAGAGTCCTTCCTAAACTACCTCAGAAAG tgGCTTTAAGGAAGATCGACACCATCCACCTCCCCTCTGTGGACAAGCCCAGCCAACCTCCAGACCTCCTCCACAAACCTCccccctcaccctcaccctcccAGAAGTCTCCCCCCTTCATTGATGCCTCCCCTAAACCCCCCCTCACCCCAGTGGACTCCACCCAGAGAGCCCCATTGGCTGAGAAGCCTCAGCTGTCTGACCTCCCCCCAAAACCCCTCCTCAGATACCTCCCACCCAAACCACCACCCAGTGGCAGGCCTAGTCCCTCTGCTGTTGCTACAGAGACGCAGGGATGCAACATGGTGGCAGAGAGCTCATCTGTCCTGCAGGGGGAGCTGTCACCTCGACCGGCAACTGAAGATGTTGATATGTCGGCGCCTGGTGCCATGGAGCCGCCGGTTCCTCTGCCACGTAAAATCAACTCT GTGAAGAACAAAGTCCGACGGGTGAAAACCACCTACGACTGTCAGGCCGACAATGATGACGAACTGACCTTCGCAGAGGGAGAAGTCATCATCGTCACTGGAGAGGAGGACCAGGAGTGGTGG ATCGGACACATCGAGGGACAGCCAGAGAGGAGAGGCGTCTTCCCCATGTCCTTCGTTCACAACCTCAGTGATTGA